From a single Lolium rigidum isolate FL_2022 chromosome 7, APGP_CSIRO_Lrig_0.1, whole genome shotgun sequence genomic region:
- the LOC124672162 gene encoding cell division cycle protein 48 homolog, with protein sequence MAIASSSKKAANRLVVEEATTDDNSICNLHPATMEDLSIFKGDVVLLKGKRRRTTVCIVVPDDTCEEHKLKINRVVRSNLRVRIADVVSVHLCPDAKYGTRVHILPVDDTIEGITGNLFEAYLKPYFADAYRPVHKGDLFLVRGGMRSVEFKVIEIDPPLNYCIMAADTEIFCDGEPVKREDEERLDDVGYDDVGGMRKQMDQIRELVELPLRHPQVFKCLGVKPPKGILLYGPPGSGKTLIARAVANETGAFFFCINGPDIMSKMAGESESNLRKAFEEAEKNAPSIIFIDEIDSIAPKRDKTHGEVERRIVSQLLTLMDGMKARAHVIVMGATNRPNSIDPALRRFGRFDREIDIGVPDEVGRLEVLRIHTKNMKLSEDVNLELVAKDTHGYVGADLAALCTEAALQCIREKMDVIDLEDDTIDAEILNSMAITNDHLKTALVGTNPSALRETVIEVPNVSWSDVGGLDGVKRELQETVQYPVEHPEKFEKFGMSPSKGVLFYGPPGCGKTLLAKAIANECQANFISIKGPELLTMWFGESEANVREIFDKARQSAPCVLFFDELDSIAMQRGGSVGDAGGAADRVLNQLLTEMDGMNAKKTVFIIGATNRPDIIDSALLRPGRLDQLIYIPLPDEASRHQIFKACLRKSPVAKDVDLGALARFTAGFSGADITEICQRACKYAIREDIEKDIERQRSGMEVDGEQEDEVAEIKAAHFEESMKYARRSVSDGNIRKYQSFAQTLQQSRGFGTEFRFPAQAQAAEASPNAFDTSAAANEDDLYN encoded by the coding sequence ATGGCGATCGCCTCGTCGTCGAAGAAGGCAGCGAACcggctggtggtggaggaggctacCACAGACGACAACTCCATCTGCAACCTCCACCCGGCCACCATGGAGGATCTCTCCATCTTCAAGGGTGACGTCGTGCTGCTCAAGGGCAAGCGTCGCCGCACCACCGTCTGCATCGTCGTCCCCGACGACACCTGCGAGGAGCACAAGCTCAAGATCAACAGGGTGGTCCGTTCCAACCTCAGGGTGCGCATCGCCGACGTCGTGTCCGTGCATCTCTGCCCCGACGCCAAGTATGGCACACGCGTGCAcatcctccccgtcgacgacacCATCGAGGGCATCACGGGCAACCTATTCGAGGCCTACCTCAAGCCCTACTTCGCGGATGCCTACCGTCCGGTGCACAAGGGTGACCTCTTCCTCGTGCGTGGTGGCATGCGGAGCGTCGAGTTCAAGGTCATCGAGATCGACCCTCCGCTCAACTACTGCATTATGGCAGCGGACACGGAGATCTTCTGCGACGGCgagccggtgaagagggaggacgAGGAGAGGCTTGACGACGTCGGCTATGACGACGTGGGCGGCATGCGCAAGCAGATGGACCAGATCAGGGAGCTGGTCGAGCTGCCGCTCAGGCATCCGCAGGTTTTCAAGTGCCTCGGCGTGAAGCCTCCCAAGGGCATCCTCTTGTACGGCCCTCCCGGCTCCGGCAAGACGTTGATCGCTCGTGCCGTGGCAAACGAGACGGGGGCCTTCTTCTTCTGCATCAATGGCCCCGATATCATGTCCAAGATGGCTGGTGAGAGCGAGAGCAACTTGAGAAAGGCGTTTGAGGAGGCCGAGAAGAACGCGCCGTCCATCATCTTCATTGATGAGATCGACTCCATTGCTCCAAAGAGGGACAAGACACACGGCGAGGTGGAGAGGCGCATCGTGTCCCAGCTGCTGACGCTCATGGACGGCATGAAGGCGCGAGCGCACGTCATCGTGATGGGTGCCACGAATCGCCCAAACAGCATCGACCCTGCCCTGAGGCGCTTCGGCAGGTTCGACCGCGAGATCGACATTGGCGTGCCGGACGAGGTCGGGCGCCTTGAGGTTCTGCGCATCCACACCAAAAATATGAAGCTCTCGGAGGACGTCAACCTGGAACTGGTGGCCAAGGACACGCACGGCTATGTTGGTGCCGACTTGGCCGCGCTCTGCACCGAGGCGGCGCTCCAGTGCATCAGGGAGAAGATGGATGTGATAGACCTCGAGGATGACACAATCGACGCTGAGATCTTGAACTCCATGGCCATCACCAACGACCACCTCAAGACGGCTCTAGTCGGCACGAATCCTTCGGCGCTTCGTGAGACCGTCATTGAGGTACCCAACGTTAGCTGGAGCGATGTCGGCGGCCTCGACGGCGTCAAGAGGGAGCTGCAGGAGACTGTGCAGTACCCGGTAGAGCACCCCGAGAAGTTTGAGAAGTTTGGCATGTCGCCTTCCAAGGGCGTCCTCTTCTACGGGCCACCAGGCTGCGGCAAGACATTGCTGGCCAAGGCGATCGCCAACGAGTGTCAGGCCAACTTCATCAGTATTAAGGGCCCCGAGCTGCTCACCATGTGGTTTGGCGAGAGCGAGGCCAACGTTCGTGAGATATTCGACAAGGCTAGGCAGTCAGCGCCATGCGTGCTCTTCTTCGACGAGCTCGACTCGATCGCGATGCAGCGCGGTGGCAGCGTGGGAgacgccggcggcgcggcggacaggGTCCTGAACCAGCTGCTGACCGAGATGGACGGCATGAACGCCAAGAAGACGGTGTTCATCATCGGCGCCACTAACAGGCCGGACATCATCGACTCGGCGCTGCTTCGTCCCGGCCGCCTCGATCAGCTCATCTACATCCCGTTGCCGGACGAGGCCTCGCGGCACCAGATCTTCAAGGCCTGCCTCAGGAAGTCTCCCGTGGCCAAGGACGTCGACCTCGGCGCGCTCGCGAGGTTCACTGCAGGTTTCAGTGGCGCCGACATCACCGAGATTTGCCAGAGGGCGTGCAAGTATGCAATCAGGGAAGACATTGAGAAGGACATCGAGAGGCAGAGGTCAGGCATGGAGGTGGACGGCGAGCaggaagatgaagtggctgagatCAAGGCGGCTCACTTCGAGGAGTCGATGAAGTACGCGAGGAGGAGCGTCAGCGACGGCAACATCAGGAAGTACCAGTCCTTTGCTCAAACGCTGCAGCAGTCCAGGGGCTTCGGCACCGAGTTCCGCTTCCCGGCGCAGGCACAAGCGGCAGAAGCTTCTCCCAATGCCTTCGACACCTCGGCGGCAGCCAATGAGGATGATCTCTACAACTAA
- the LOC124676860 gene encoding ACT domain-containing protein ACR6-like: MGSADDHDEYAKLVRGMNPPRVVIDNDATDDATVIRVDSVNSHGTLLAVVQVIADLNLVIRKAYFSSDGNWFMDVFNVTDRDGRKILDKPTISYIQTTLEAEDCYYPEVRNTVGIVPSEEYTSIELTGTDRPGLLSEVCAVLAGMKCAVRSAELWTHNTRVAAVVQVTDAASKPSGGGAIVDHARIADISGRLGNLLRGQHGVRAAEAAASLTHKERRLHQMMFEDRDYSAAGAGRPDPRTEVSVTHCAERGYTVVVVRCRDRPKLLFDTVCTITDMGYVVHHGTVSTEHGDGAYQEYYIRHLDGHPVSSDAERRRVVECLEAAVERRTADGLELEVRTDDRAGLLSDITRIFRENGLTIRRAEISSEGGEAVDTFYLSDPQGHPVEPKTIETIRAQIGEATLRVKNNPFVDDGGSSSDVAAGSTAFLFGNLFKFYRPFQSFGLIKLY; this comes from the exons ATGGGTAGCGCTGACGACCACGACGAGTACGCCAAGCTCGTCCGGGGAATGAACCCGCCGAG GGTTGTGATCGACAACGATGCCACCGACGACGCGACGGTCATCAGGGTGGACAGCGTCAACAGCCACGGCACGCTCCTCGCCGTCGTCCAGGTCATCGCCGACCTCAACCTCGTCATCCGCAAGGCCTACTTCTCCTCCGACGGAAACTGGTTCATGGATG TGTTTAATGTCACTGACCGTGATGGGCGAAAGATCCTTGACAAACCAACCATCTCCTACATCCAAACG ACGCTGGAGGCGGAGGACTGCTACTACCCGGAGGTGCGCAACACGGTGGGCATCGTGCCGTCGGAGGAGTACACGTCCATCGAGCTCACGGGCACCGACCGCCCGGGCCTGCTCTCCGAGGTGTGCGCGGTGCTCGCCGGCATGAAGTGCGCGGTCCGGAGCGCCGAGCTGTGGACGCACAACACGCGGGTGGCTGCCGTCGTGCAGGTCACGGACGCGGCCAGCAAGCCCTCGGGCGGCGGCGCCATCGTGGACCACGCCCGCATCGCCGACATCAGCGGGCGGCTCGGCAACCTGCTGCGCGGGCAGCACGGCGTGCGCGCCGCGGAGGCCGCGGCGAGCCTGACGCACAAGGAGCGCCGCCTGCACCAGATGATGTTCGAGGACCGGGACTACAGCGCCGCCGGGGCCGGGCGGCCGGACCCGCGGACGGAGGTCTCCGTGACGCACTGCGCCGAGCGCGGCTACACCGTCGTGGTGGTCCGGTGCCGGGACCGGCCCAAGCTGCTGTTCGACACCGTCTGCACCATCACCGACATGGGGTACGTCGTGCACCACGGCACCGTCAGCACCGAGCACGGCGACGGCGCCTACCAGGAGTACTACATCCGCCACCTCGACGGCCACCCGGTCAGCTCCGACGCCGAGCGCCGGCGCGTCGTCGAGTGCCTCGAGGCCGCCGTGGAGCGCCGCACCGCCGACGGGCTGGAGCTGGAGGTCCGCACCGACGACCGCGCCGGGCTGCTCTCCGACATCACCCGCATCTTCCGGGAGAACGGGCTCACCATCCGGCGCGCCGAGATATCGTCGGAGGGAGGCGAGGCCGTCGACACCTTCTACCTGTCGGACCCGCAGGGCCACCCCGTGGAGCCCAAGACGATCGAGACCATCCGCGCGCAGATCGGCGAGGCCACGCTAAGGGTGAAGAACAACCCGTTCGTCGACGACGGCGGATCCTCCTCCGACGTTGCCGCTGGATCGACGGCGTTCCTCTTCGGGAACCTCTTCAAATTCTACCGCCCCTTCCAGAGCTTCGGCCTCATCAAGCTCTACTAG